The following proteins are co-located in the Streptomyces sp. DT2A-34 genome:
- a CDS encoding GDP-mannose 4,6-dehydratase, with amino-acid sequence MTRRALITGITGQDGSYLAEHLIRQGYQVWGLMRGQANPRKSRVARLMSELSFVDGDLMDQASLVSAVDLVQPDEVYNLGAISFVPMSWQQAELVTEVNAMGVLRMLEAIRQVSGLSASRHATGKQIRFYQASSSEMFGKAAETPQRETTIFHPRSPYGVAKAYGHFITRNYRESFGMYAVGGILFNHESPRRGAEFVTRKISLGVARIKLGLQEKLPLGNIDALRDWGFAGDYVRAMHLMLQQETPDDYVVGTGEMHSVREAMSLAFEHVGLNWQDHVYIDPTLVRPAEVEILCADTTRVRQELGWKPEVDFTSLIRMMVDADLKHVATEHEYGELLAAAGW; translated from the coding sequence ATGACCAGGCGTGCACTCATCACCGGCATCACCGGGCAGGACGGCTCGTACCTCGCAGAGCATCTGATCAGGCAGGGCTATCAGGTGTGGGGACTGATGCGAGGTCAGGCCAATCCGCGCAAGTCGCGGGTGGCCCGGCTGATGTCCGAACTGTCTTTCGTCGACGGCGACCTGATGGACCAGGCGTCCCTGGTCTCGGCGGTGGACCTCGTCCAGCCGGACGAGGTCTACAACCTCGGCGCCATCTCCTTCGTACCGATGTCGTGGCAGCAGGCCGAACTCGTCACCGAGGTCAACGCCATGGGCGTGCTGCGCATGCTGGAGGCGATCCGCCAGGTCTCCGGCCTGTCCGCCTCGCGGCACGCCACCGGCAAGCAGATCCGCTTCTACCAGGCGTCGTCCTCGGAGATGTTCGGCAAGGCCGCGGAGACCCCGCAGCGCGAGACGACCATCTTCCACCCGCGCAGCCCCTACGGCGTGGCCAAGGCGTACGGCCACTTCATCACCCGCAACTACCGCGAGTCGTTCGGCATGTACGCCGTCGGCGGCATCCTCTTCAACCACGAATCCCCGCGCCGCGGCGCGGAGTTCGTGACCCGCAAGATCTCCCTGGGCGTCGCCCGGATCAAGCTGGGCCTCCAGGAGAAGCTCCCCCTCGGCAACATCGATGCCCTGCGCGACTGGGGCTTCGCCGGTGACTACGTGCGGGCCATGCACCTGATGCTGCAGCAGGAAACGCCCGACGACTACGTCGTCGGCACCGGCGAGATGCACTCGGTGCGCGAGGCCATGAGCCTCGCCTTCGAGCACGTCGGGCTCAACTGGCAGGACCACGTGTACATCGACCCCACCCTGGTGCGTCCCGCCGAGGTGGAGATCCTCTGCGCGGACACCACCCGCGTCCGCCAGGAACTGGGCTGGAAGCCCGAGGTCGACTTCACGTCGCTGATCCGGATGATGGTCGACGCCGACCTCAAGCACGTCGCCACCGAGCACGAGTACGGCGAACTGCTGGCAGCCGCCGGCTGGTAG
- a CDS encoding ArsO family NAD(P)H-dependent flavin-containing monooxygenase, with product MSAQRTQVVIVGGGQSGLAAGYHLRRHGVDFVILDAEATPGGAWQHTWDSLRLFSPAAYSSLPGRLMPAQPGETYPDAGHVVDYLADYEKRYELPVQHGVHVKAVRRDGDRLQVETDAANWSARAVISTTGTWSRPFIPAVPGRGAFTGTQLHTVGYRSPADFAGQRIIVVGGGNSGAQIAADLALGGIDMTWVTQRPPRFLADDIDGRVLFDVATARRRALDKGHTDTGGVASLGDIVAVPPVRAARDAGRLQARPMFTRLTATGIQWADGSRAEADTVIWCTGFRPALAHLAPLQLRGPRGHIATDGTLALGEPRLHLLGYGDWTGPASATLIGVGRPARDAARTIAQLLRE from the coding sequence ATGAGCGCCCAGCGCACGCAGGTGGTGATCGTCGGCGGCGGCCAGTCCGGACTTGCCGCCGGCTACCACCTGCGCCGCCACGGCGTGGACTTCGTCATCCTCGATGCCGAGGCCACGCCGGGCGGCGCCTGGCAACACACCTGGGACTCGCTTCGCCTGTTCTCCCCAGCCGCCTACTCCTCACTGCCCGGCCGTCTGATGCCCGCGCAGCCCGGCGAGACCTACCCGGACGCCGGGCACGTGGTGGACTACCTCGCCGACTACGAAAAGCGCTACGAGCTGCCCGTCCAGCACGGCGTCCACGTGAAGGCCGTGCGCCGCGACGGTGACCGACTGCAGGTGGAGACCGACGCGGCCAACTGGTCGGCGCGGGCGGTCATCAGCACCACCGGCACCTGGTCGCGCCCCTTCATCCCCGCCGTCCCCGGACGCGGCGCCTTCACCGGAACGCAGCTGCACACCGTGGGCTACCGCAGCCCGGCCGACTTCGCCGGGCAGCGCATCATCGTGGTCGGCGGCGGCAACTCCGGTGCACAGATCGCCGCCGACCTCGCCCTCGGCGGCATCGACATGACGTGGGTGACCCAGCGCCCGCCCCGGTTCCTGGCCGACGACATCGACGGACGCGTCCTCTTCGACGTCGCCACCGCCCGCCGCCGCGCGCTCGACAAAGGTCACACGGACACCGGCGGCGTCGCCTCCCTCGGCGACATCGTCGCCGTCCCGCCCGTGCGGGCTGCCCGGGACGCCGGACGCCTCCAGGCCCGGCCGATGTTCACCCGGCTCACCGCCACCGGCATCCAGTGGGCCGACGGCAGCCGCGCCGAGGCGGACACGGTCATCTGGTGCACCGGATTCCGCCCGGCCCTGGCACATCTCGCCCCGCTCCAACTGCGAGGACCGCGCGGCCACATCGCCACCGACGGCACCCTCGCCCTCGGCGAACCCCGGCTGCACCTGCTCGGCTACGGGGACTGGACCGGGCCCGCCTCCGCCACCCTCATCGGCGTCGGCCGCCCCGCCCGGGACGCTGCCCGCACCATCGCGCAGCTCCTGCGCGAATAG
- a CDS encoding STAS domain-containing protein, protein MADEHAARPQARTVTISEADEQRAILTFSGVLDAHALRELEERLLDQRLRQAHSWVLEMSDLEQTDLACAYALLRAVTRAPQPAALTVRGARRNVQRTLRHAGVDVVATTEE, encoded by the coding sequence GTGGCAGACGAACACGCCGCGCGGCCCCAGGCGAGAACGGTGACGATCTCCGAGGCTGACGAGCAGCGCGCCATCCTGACCTTCTCCGGCGTGCTGGACGCGCACGCGCTGCGCGAGCTGGAAGAACGACTCCTCGACCAGCGCCTGAGGCAGGCCCATTCCTGGGTGCTGGAGATGAGCGACCTGGAGCAGACAGACCTCGCCTGTGCCTACGCCTTGCTCCGCGCGGTGACGCGTGCACCGCAGCCGGCGGCCCTCACCGTCCGCGGCGCCCGCCGCAACGTCCAGCGGACCCTGCGGCATGCCGGCGTCGACGTGGTAGCGACGACCGAAGAGTAG
- a CDS encoding ABC transporter ATP-binding protein: MTAPTREAPPAAVPAPAERHEPATTGRLLGLLRPYRAKLVPMALLGTASIVLNLLGPKLLGDATDLIFAGLVGRSLPANASEEQVLEHLRADGKDTLANVISTADVTPGQGVDLRALGVVLAIIVALYVAGSLCMLAQGRLAAAVVQHAVHRLREDVDAKLTRLPVGYFDRNPRGEVLSRVTNDIDNLQRTLQQTIGQMINSVFSVVGVLAIMLVISVELALFVLLSVPVALALATWISRRAWPRVQQQWMSTGELSAHVEESYSGHSLVKAFGRRELAEERFDEHNEALYHSGYRAQAFSGLVAPTTRFVTDLNYVLVAVVGALRVASGTVTIGDVQAFIQYSGMFSRPIIDVSNFSGQVQSGIASARRVFELLDEPEQSPAPASPKRLASVQGRVEFSDVSFRYLPDEPLIENLSLTAEPGQLVAIVGPTGAGKTTLGNLLLRFYDPDAGRILLDGVDTTALTRADLRSRIGLVSQDTWLFHGTIAENIAYGRPGATRAEVVDAARAMCVDRFVRALPDGYDTVLDDDHGGLSAGERQLITLARAFLAQPAILVLDEATSSVDTRTEALIQQAMVSLRAGRTSFVIAHRLSTVRGADLIVVMDGGNVVERGTHAELLARGGFYAKLHSA; encoded by the coding sequence ATGACCGCCCCGACCCGCGAGGCGCCCCCGGCGGCCGTACCCGCACCCGCCGAGAGACACGAACCCGCCACCACCGGACGGCTCCTGGGCCTGCTGCGGCCCTACCGGGCCAAGCTCGTCCCGATGGCCCTGCTCGGCACCGCCTCGATCGTGCTGAACCTGCTGGGCCCCAAACTCCTCGGCGACGCCACCGACCTCATCTTCGCCGGTCTCGTGGGCCGCTCGCTGCCCGCGAACGCGTCGGAGGAGCAGGTGCTGGAGCATCTGCGCGCCGACGGCAAGGACACCCTCGCCAACGTCATCAGCACCGCCGACGTCACCCCGGGCCAGGGCGTGGACCTGCGTGCGCTGGGCGTGGTGCTCGCGATCATCGTCGCGCTGTACGTGGCGGGTTCGCTGTGCATGCTGGCGCAGGGGCGGCTCGCCGCCGCGGTGGTGCAGCACGCGGTGCACCGGCTGCGCGAGGACGTCGACGCCAAGCTCACCCGCCTGCCGGTGGGTTACTTCGACCGCAACCCGCGCGGAGAGGTGCTCAGCCGGGTCACCAACGACATCGACAACCTCCAGCGCACTCTGCAGCAGACCATCGGCCAGATGATCAACTCGGTCTTCTCGGTCGTCGGTGTGCTGGCCATCATGCTGGTGATCTCCGTCGAGCTGGCACTGTTCGTGCTGCTCAGCGTGCCGGTGGCGCTGGCGCTCGCGACCTGGATCAGCAGGCGGGCGTGGCCGCGCGTGCAGCAGCAGTGGATGAGCACCGGCGAGCTGAGCGCCCACGTCGAGGAGAGTTACAGCGGTCACTCCCTGGTCAAGGCGTTCGGCCGCCGGGAACTCGCCGAGGAGCGGTTCGACGAGCACAACGAGGCGCTGTACCACTCCGGTTACCGCGCCCAGGCGTTCTCCGGCCTCGTCGCTCCCACGACGCGCTTCGTGACCGACCTCAACTACGTGCTGGTGGCGGTGGTGGGCGCGCTGCGGGTCGCCTCGGGCACGGTGACGATCGGCGACGTGCAGGCGTTCATCCAGTACTCGGGCATGTTCAGCCGCCCGATCATCGACGTGTCCAACTTCTCCGGCCAGGTCCAGTCCGGCATCGCCTCGGCCCGCCGCGTCTTCGAACTCCTCGACGAGCCCGAGCAGTCGCCCGCCCCGGCCTCCCCGAAGCGCCTGGCCTCGGTGCAGGGCCGGGTCGAGTTCTCGGACGTGTCGTTCCGTTACCTGCCCGACGAGCCGCTGATCGAGAACCTGTCGCTCACGGCGGAGCCGGGCCAACTGGTGGCGATCGTCGGCCCCACCGGCGCCGGCAAGACGACCCTGGGCAACCTGCTGCTGCGCTTCTACGACCCCGACGCCGGCCGCATCCTCCTGGACGGCGTCGACACCACCGCCCTGACCCGCGCGGACCTGCGCTCGCGCATCGGCCTGGTGTCGCAGGACACCTGGCTGTTCCACGGCACCATCGCCGAGAACATCGCCTACGGCCGCCCGGGGGCCACCCGTGCGGAGGTCGTGGACGCCGCCCGGGCCATGTGCGTGGACCGGTTCGTGCGCGCCCTGCCGGACGGCTACGACACCGTGCTGGACGACGACCACGGCGGTCTGAGCGCCGGCGAGCGGCAACTGATCACGCTGGCGCGGGCCTTCCTCGCGCAGCCGGCGATCCTGGTCCTGGACGAGGCCACCTCGTCGGTCGACACCCGCACCGAGGCGCTGATCCAGCAGGCCATGGTGTCCCTGCGGGCGGGCCGCACGAGCTTTGTGATCGCGCACCGCCTGTCCACGGTCCGGGGCGCCGACCTGATCGTCGTCATGGACGGCGGCAACGTGGTGGAGCGCGGCACGCACGCCGAACTCCTGGCCCGCGGCGGGTTCTACGCCAAGCTCCACTCCGCCTGA
- a CDS encoding FAD-dependent oxidoreductase, which produces MLEASGQAAGSWPGYYDSLTLFSPARYSAMPGLSFGGDGDRYPHRDEVIDYLTRYADRLDAEIRTHTRVESVESDGGGYTLRTTDGRSLGAAGIVAATGAFGNPLRPELPGQQGFAGELRHVADYRDPAPYAGKRVVVVGGGNSAVQIGHELSECARVTLATRAPSASSRNCATARTCTTG; this is translated from the coding sequence GTGCTGGAGGCGTCCGGGCAGGCGGCCGGCTCGTGGCCCGGCTACTACGACAGCCTCACGCTGTTCTCGCCCGCGCGGTACAGCGCCATGCCGGGCCTGTCCTTCGGCGGCGACGGCGACCGCTACCCGCACCGCGACGAGGTCATTGACTACCTCACCCGCTACGCGGATCGCCTCGACGCCGAAATCCGCACCCACACGCGCGTTGAGAGCGTGGAGAGCGACGGCGGCGGCTACACCCTGCGCACCACCGACGGCCGCAGCCTCGGTGCGGCGGGCATCGTCGCCGCGACCGGAGCCTTCGGTAACCCGCTGCGGCCCGAGCTTCCCGGGCAGCAGGGCTTCGCCGGCGAGCTGCGGCATGTCGCCGACTACCGCGACCCCGCACCGTACGCGGGCAAGCGGGTCGTGGTGGTGGGCGGCGGCAACTCCGCCGTCCAGATCGGGCATGAACTGAGCGAGTGCGCCCGGGTGACCCTGGCCACCCGCGCCCCGTCCGCTTCCTCCCGCAACTGCGCGACGGCAAGGACCTGCACCACTGGCTGA
- a CDS encoding DUF2180 family protein, protein MHCLDCTGIGAQVAAVGLCSQCGAAVCAVHAEASEQFLTCTKPISRPVATEPPVRRLLCGTCAAAHRAHAACCPQTAHTIRTS, encoded by the coding sequence ATGCACTGCCTGGACTGCACCGGCATCGGGGCGCAAGTCGCCGCGGTCGGCCTCTGCTCCCAGTGCGGAGCCGCCGTCTGCGCGGTCCATGCCGAAGCTTCCGAGCAGTTCCTCACCTGCACGAAGCCGATCTCCCGTCCGGTGGCCACCGAGCCACCGGTGCGGCGGCTGCTGTGCGGTACCTGCGCCGCGGCTCACCGCGCTCACGCGGCGTGCTGCCCGCAGACCGCGCACACCATCCGGACCTCGTGA
- a CDS encoding helix-turn-helix transcriptional regulator, with protein MSNAKVLPLLEPDTAQDVVPCCPPLTERPFTAKEAETAARMFKALGDPVRLRLFSAVASHESGEACVCDISDVGVSQPTVSHHLKKLKEAGLLTSERRGTWVYYRVEPSVLAAMGKLLTTAVPAA; from the coding sequence ATGTCGAATGCGAAGGTGTTGCCGCTGCTGGAGCCCGACACCGCTCAGGATGTGGTGCCGTGCTGCCCGCCGCTGACCGAGCGTCCGTTCACCGCGAAGGAGGCCGAGACGGCTGCGCGGATGTTCAAGGCGCTCGGTGACCCGGTGCGGCTGCGGCTGTTCTCCGCCGTGGCCTCGCACGAGTCCGGCGAGGCGTGCGTGTGCGACATCTCTGACGTCGGCGTCTCTCAGCCCACGGTGAGCCATCACCTGAAGAAGCTGAAGGAAGCCGGTTTGCTGACCTCTGAGCGGCGTGGGACCTGGGTGTACTACCGGGTCGAGCCGTCAGTGCTCGCCGCGATGGGCAAGCTGCTGACCACGGCTGTCCCGGCGGCCTGA
- a CDS encoding thioesterase II family protein yields the protein MPLVSDTDLWLRRFHDAPQGAAPRVVCFPHAGGAASWYRPLATGLATRAEVLVVQYPGRQDRHNEPLIDDVHVLARRITEVVAPLRDRPLVLFGHSMGASVAFEVATALQAGSAEVAHLYVSGRRAPQHSHDEQVHRLDDAGVIAEVRRLAGTDSRVFDDEELVRMVLPAIRGDYRAAETYRYRPGPPLTCPVTALTGDADPKTTVQEAADWQERTTGPFQLRVFPGGHFFLAEHSTAVMDLLSGESPSARRSTLTPVPGPSPRGPSAC from the coding sequence ATGCCCCTCGTATCGGATACCGATCTCTGGTTGCGCCGTTTCCACGACGCGCCGCAAGGTGCCGCGCCCCGTGTGGTGTGCTTTCCGCACGCCGGCGGTGCGGCCAGCTGGTACCGGCCGCTCGCCACCGGGCTGGCCACGCGCGCCGAGGTGCTGGTGGTGCAGTACCCGGGCCGCCAGGACCGTCACAACGAGCCCCTGATCGACGACGTACACGTCCTGGCCCGGCGCATCACCGAGGTGGTCGCCCCGCTGCGCGACCGCCCGCTGGTGCTGTTCGGGCACAGCATGGGCGCCTCCGTGGCGTTCGAGGTCGCGACGGCGCTCCAGGCCGGGTCGGCGGAGGTGGCCCACCTCTACGTGTCCGGGCGCCGGGCGCCGCAGCACTCCCACGACGAGCAGGTGCACCGGCTCGACGACGCGGGCGTGATCGCCGAGGTGCGCCGGCTGGCCGGCACGGACTCGCGCGTCTTCGACGACGAGGAACTGGTCCGCATGGTGCTGCCCGCGATCCGCGGCGACTACCGCGCCGCCGAGACCTACCGCTACCGGCCTGGACCACCGCTGACCTGCCCGGTCACGGCGCTCACCGGGGACGCCGACCCCAAGACGACCGTCCAGGAGGCGGCCGACTGGCAGGAGCGGACCACGGGCCCGTTCCAGCTGCGGGTGTTCCCCGGCGGCCACTTCTTCCTCGCCGAGCACAGCACAGCGGTGATGGACCTGCTTTCCGGCGAATCACCTAGTGCTCGGCGCTCTACTTTGACACCAGTTCCGGGTCCGTCCCCTCGCGGACCTTCCGCGTGCTGA